Proteins encoded within one genomic window of Bacillus sp. F19:
- a CDS encoding PepSY domain-containing protein produces MNCRKAFIGIGIGLAAAYIFKDQLKPAYITSEKALTVVKNAFKEKGPINGSWIYTIRESYTDSGETYSIYKAGITRTADSELEQYEAFVDAKSGNILHVEQIA; encoded by the coding sequence ATGAATTGCAGAAAAGCATTCATTGGTATTGGAATTGGCCTGGCTGCTGCATACATATTTAAGGATCAATTAAAGCCGGCATATATTACTTCTGAAAAAGCTCTAACTGTTGTGAAAAATGCATTTAAGGAAAAAGGTCCAATCAATGGATCATGGATTTATACAATCCGCGAGTCCTATACCGATTCTGGAGAGACATACAGTATTTACAAAGCGGGAATTACCAGAACGGCTGACTCTGAGCTCGAACAATATGAAGCTTTTGTAGATGCAAAAAGCGGGAATATCCTTCACGTAGAACAAATTGCATAA
- a CDS encoding MBL fold metallo-hydrolase — METLKIGQTTLTWLDGGVTYLDGGAMFGVVPKPLWSKKYPVNELNQIELRTDPILVQKEGIHLLIDSGIGSGRLTDKQKRNFGVTAESNVIASLNELGLKAEDIDYVLMTHLHFDHVSGLTKLENDELVSVFPHAKIITSSIEWNEMREPNIRSANTYWKDNWLAIEKQVVPFEGKTEPVPGIEMIHTGGHSDGHSIVKIEDNGEMILHMADLMPTHAHSNPLWVLAYDDYPMNSIQQKQKWLGFANEKQTWLSFYHDSFYRAIKFNEKKEIIDNVKRNRPE; from the coding sequence ATGGAAACTTTAAAAATAGGTCAAACAACGTTAACATGGCTTGACGGCGGGGTAACTTATCTTGATGGAGGCGCAATGTTTGGGGTCGTTCCAAAACCGCTCTGGTCAAAAAAATATCCTGTTAATGAGCTCAATCAGATTGAGCTTCGCACAGATCCAATCCTTGTTCAAAAAGAGGGCATCCATTTGCTGATTGACAGCGGCATTGGCTCAGGAAGACTTACCGATAAGCAAAAGCGGAATTTTGGTGTGACAGCCGAATCAAATGTAATCGCTTCATTAAATGAATTGGGTCTGAAAGCTGAAGATATTGATTATGTCCTGATGACGCATTTGCATTTCGATCATGTTTCCGGTCTGACAAAGCTTGAAAATGATGAACTTGTGTCTGTATTTCCACATGCAAAAATCATTACTTCATCTATTGAATGGAATGAAATGAGAGAACCTAATATTCGTTCAGCCAATACATACTGGAAAGATAATTGGCTGGCAATCGAAAAACAAGTCGTTCCTTTTGAAGGAAAAACAGAACCAGTGCCAGGCATTGAAATGATTCACACTGGCGGCCATAGTGACGGTCACAGCATTGTTAAAATAGAAGATAATGGAGAAATGATTCTTCATATGGCAGACCTCATGCCGACGCATGCCCACAGCAATCCTTTATGGGTGCTTGCATACGATGATTATCCAATGAATTCAATACAGCAGAAGCAAAAATGGCTCGGGTTTGCCAATGAAAAACAGACTTGGCTGTCTTTTTATCATGATTCTTTTTACCGGGCAATCAAATTCAATGAAAAAAAAGAAATCATCGATAATGTGAAAAGAAATCGACCAGAATAA
- the trmB gene encoding tRNA (guanosine(46)-N7)-methyltransferase TrmB, producing MRLRNKPWANDFIAGHSNIVIQNPKEYKGKWNELFGNDNPIHIEVGTGKGQFVVGMSSANPNINYIGIELSESVIVGALQRAAQAERTNILLLNENAEDLTDIFAKGEIERVYLNFSDPWPKTRHEKRRLTFKAFLKRYEDILVDEGEIHFKTDNQGLFEYSLQSFSAYGLLLTYVSLDLHNSEYEGNIMTEYEEKFSQKGQRIYRSEVKYIKK from the coding sequence ATGCGATTGCGGAATAAGCCGTGGGCCAATGATTTCATTGCCGGGCATTCAAATATTGTGATTCAGAATCCTAAAGAGTATAAAGGAAAATGGAATGAACTTTTTGGGAATGATAACCCGATCCATATTGAGGTAGGGACAGGAAAAGGGCAATTTGTTGTTGGAATGTCTAGCGCTAACCCAAACATTAATTATATTGGGATTGAATTGTCTGAAAGTGTCATTGTTGGTGCTCTTCAAAGAGCAGCCCAGGCAGAACGAACAAACATTCTGCTCCTCAATGAGAATGCAGAGGATCTGACTGACATTTTTGCCAAGGGCGAAATTGAGAGAGTTTATTTGAATTTCTCTGATCCATGGCCGAAGACGAGACACGAAAAACGGAGATTAACCTTTAAGGCATTTCTTAAGAGATATGAAGATATCTTGGTTGATGAAGGTGAAATTCATTTTAAAACAGATAATCAGGGATTGTTCGAGTATTCACTTCAAAGCTTCTCAGCCTATGGACTGCTCTTAACATATGTAAGCTTAGATTTGCACAATAGTGAGTATGAAGGCAACATCATGACGGAATATGAAGAAAAATTTTCACAAAAAGGGCAAAGAATTTATCGCTCTGAAGTGAAATATATAAAAAAGTAA
- a CDS encoding YtzH-like family protein translates to MPLEYQHQVELLKDILTEHQSDCCGTVAECEQLERVIKSLMVNTNIHQDLKNVLQNIYSYSQDGKNSSELNSYITSQQNVLTQWIDDIDSFS, encoded by the coding sequence ATGCCGCTGGAATATCAGCATCAAGTTGAATTATTAAAGGATATATTGACAGAACATCAAAGTGACTGCTGCGGAACAGTTGCAGAATGTGAACAACTGGAGCGTGTCATCAAATCACTGATGGTGAATACAAACATTCATCAGGATTTAAAAAACGTACTGCAAAATATTTATTCTTACAGTCAGGATGGAAAAAATTCTTCAGAACTGAATTCATATATAACATCTCAGCAAAATGTTCTTACACAATGGATTGATGATATTGATTCATTTTCTTAA
- a CDS encoding phosphotransferase family protein produces the protein MNWLEQLLGSEWELSPAGGATGDAYFAQREGQKLFLKRNSSPFLAVLSAEGIVPKLVWTKRLENGDVITAQHWLSGRELKPSDMKGENVAELLHKIHHSKELLDMLKRLGKQPLTPSIILEDLKQTVEFENFYLPEVMQAIHYLESNLPYVDCDDKVVCHCDVNHNNWLLSNDEQLYLIDWDGALIADPAIDIGMLLYWYIDEKDWESWLSTYGLNLTDQLLGRMFWYVLAQTITYTLWYRAKHNEKETNEWHNYLRQMISKLN, from the coding sequence GTGAACTGGTTGGAACAACTACTAGGAAGCGAGTGGGAGCTATCTCCTGCTGGCGGAGCAACAGGCGATGCATATTTTGCACAGCGAGAAGGGCAAAAATTGTTCTTAAAACGAAATAGTTCTCCATTCTTGGCCGTTCTGTCTGCTGAAGGAATTGTTCCTAAGCTGGTATGGACAAAAAGGCTGGAAAATGGCGATGTTATTACAGCACAGCACTGGCTAAGCGGACGTGAACTGAAGCCAAGTGATATGAAAGGTGAAAATGTAGCGGAACTGCTGCATAAAATCCATCATTCCAAGGAACTGCTGGATATGCTGAAACGTCTGGGAAAACAACCGCTTACTCCTTCAATTATTTTAGAGGATTTAAAGCAAACGGTTGAGTTCGAAAACTTTTATCTCCCAGAAGTCATGCAGGCTATTCATTATCTTGAATCCAATCTTCCATATGTGGATTGTGATGATAAAGTTGTCTGTCATTGTGATGTGAATCATAATAATTGGCTGTTATCCAATGATGAACAGCTATATCTGATTGACTGGGACGGGGCCTTAATTGCAGATCCAGCAATTGATATCGGCATGCTTTTATACTGGTATATCGACGAAAAAGACTGGGAAAGCTGGCTTTCTACATATGGCCTGAACTTGACCGATCAGCTTCTTGGGAGAATGTTCTGGTATGTGCTTGCGCAAACGATTACTTATACCCTTTGGTATCGCGCAAAACACAATGAAAAGGAAACAAATGAATGGCATAACTACCTGCGTCAAATGATTTCTAAGTTAAATTAA
- the pulA gene encoding type I pullulanase: MLSVQRAYHAYLDEMDLITILIPKDMQSSDNKTFFLLDGETRLKLQCERQQDIENRVKYQCRLDSSIKPFGKLCEICDELDNKTDLQIGAVIRTDEFDDHFYYEGDDLGVRFSKDSVTMKLWAPTATGVRVKLLFPSDHREETLPLKRDDSGIWAIELKGNFDSVFYTYLVCVNLIWNEAVDPYAKAVSMNGVYGVIADFGQTVVEKRKPAPLAQLTDAIIYEAHIRDFTIHPNSGINQKGKYAAFTETDTKTGMGMTSGISYLKELGITHLELLPFNDFEGVNEQNVLEHYNWGYNPLHFNAPEGSYSSDPENPYTRIKELKTAIKAIHANGIRVIMDVVYNHVYIRENSSFEKIVPGYFFRHDQNGLPSNGTGVGNDFASEMKMASKFIVDSITFWLKEYDVDGFRFDLMGILDIHTMNKVNDICKRLKPDILILGEGWDLLTPLPYEEKAIIANAGKMPGIAFFNDQFRDNIKGSTFEVLDKGFILGNSGNPEMLAKIMSGSIAHFTSPAQSINYVESHDNHTLWDKMNLCLPNEPVEYKRFRQKLAAGMVILAQGIPFLHSGQEFYRTKQGVENSYNSPDEINQLNWNEREQYANDVRYIQHLISLRKSHGAFRLRSSQEISRHYQIFMNGDGIFAYCLNDVGAYGPWRKIAVIHCSHRNGKVIPLPWKGEWELASSPFIFQREVNSAKHVSESFEVKEIGTFVLFQK; the protein is encoded by the coding sequence ATGTTATCGGTACAACGTGCATATCATGCATACCTTGATGAAATGGACTTAATTACAATCCTTATCCCAAAAGACATGCAGTCCTCTGACAATAAAACATTTTTTCTTTTGGATGGCGAAACCCGGCTGAAGCTGCAATGTGAGCGTCAGCAGGATATTGAAAACAGAGTTAAATATCAATGCAGACTGGATTCATCCATAAAACCATTTGGAAAATTGTGTGAAATATGTGATGAACTAGATAATAAAACAGATCTGCAAATCGGTGCAGTTATTCGGACGGATGAATTTGATGACCACTTTTATTATGAAGGGGATGACCTTGGGGTCCGTTTCAGCAAAGACTCTGTAACAATGAAGTTATGGGCTCCGACTGCGACAGGTGTACGGGTGAAATTACTGTTTCCAAGCGATCATCGGGAGGAAACTCTTCCACTAAAGCGAGATGACAGCGGAATTTGGGCAATCGAACTGAAGGGTAATTTTGACAGCGTTTTCTACACTTATCTCGTGTGTGTTAATTTAATTTGGAATGAAGCGGTTGATCCATATGCAAAAGCCGTATCCATGAATGGCGTTTATGGAGTCATCGCAGATTTTGGTCAAACAGTGGTAGAGAAACGAAAACCAGCTCCTCTTGCTCAATTAACGGATGCCATTATCTATGAAGCGCATATACGTGATTTTACCATCCATCCAAACAGCGGTATTAACCAAAAAGGCAAATATGCAGCATTCACAGAAACTGACACAAAAACAGGGATGGGAATGACATCAGGCATATCCTATCTGAAAGAACTTGGCATTACCCATTTGGAATTGCTCCCTTTCAACGATTTTGAAGGAGTCAATGAGCAGAATGTTCTGGAGCATTACAATTGGGGATACAACCCGCTTCATTTTAATGCTCCAGAAGGCAGCTACTCATCTGACCCGGAAAATCCATATACAAGAATAAAGGAATTAAAAACAGCCATCAAGGCTATTCATGCAAACGGCATAAGAGTCATTATGGATGTGGTTTACAATCATGTTTACATCAGAGAAAATTCCTCTTTTGAAAAAATTGTTCCGGGATATTTCTTTCGTCATGACCAGAATGGGCTTCCTTCAAATGGTACTGGAGTAGGCAATGATTTTGCTTCAGAAATGAAAATGGCCAGCAAGTTTATTGTAGATTCAATCACTTTTTGGCTGAAGGAATATGATGTTGACGGTTTTCGCTTTGATTTAATGGGGATATTGGATATTCACACAATGAATAAGGTGAACGATATTTGTAAGCGGTTAAAACCTGATATTCTTATTTTAGGAGAAGGCTGGGATTTGCTTACCCCGCTTCCATATGAAGAAAAAGCCATCATTGCAAATGCGGGTAAAATGCCTGGCATCGCATTTTTCAACGATCAGTTCAGAGACAATATTAAAGGAAGCACGTTTGAAGTGTTGGACAAAGGATTTATTCTTGGCAACTCTGGAAATCCGGAAATGCTTGCAAAAATCATGAGCGGTTCTATTGCACATTTCACAAGTCCTGCACAATCCATCAATTATGTAGAATCGCATGATAATCATACGCTATGGGATAAGATGAATTTGTGTCTTCCAAATGAGCCAGTTGAATATAAACGGTTTAGGCAGAAGCTTGCTGCGGGTATGGTCATTCTTGCACAGGGAATTCCATTTCTGCATAGCGGGCAGGAGTTTTACCGAACAAAACAAGGCGTGGAGAACAGCTATAACTCACCTGATGAGATCAATCAGCTAAACTGGAATGAAAGAGAGCAATATGCAAATGATGTCAGATATATTCAGCATCTTATTTCTCTGAGGAAGTCTCATGGAGCATTCAGGCTAAGGTCCTCACAAGAAATAAGCAGACATTATCAGATATTTATGAATGGGGATGGCATTTTCGCGTACTGCTTAAACGATGTAGGTGCGTATGGGCCATGGAGAAAGATTGCGGTTATTCATTGCAGTCATCGAAATGGCAAGGTTATACCTCTGCCCTGGAAAGGTGAATGGGAACTTGCCTCAAGTCCATTCATTTTTCAGAGAGAAGTAAACTCAGCCAAGCATGTAAGCGAATCATTTGAGGTGAAAGAAATAGGGACTTTTGTCTTATTCCAAAAGTAG
- a CDS encoding NERD domain-containing protein: MAQLIKIHSCISRYEMDLYRYQSQFLRLKKQQWQMIKLAYENNEFQQFVRPHTETMDGEEGKEEKKFLRKVRNILRKKEEIVSCDLNIPAAEKQADTMEFIFHSVPQSLDELKAKFMNHIFQFQMKWATSTIREKSYADASFYENERLLELLQKLPDQHLIMYNPVFKIKNTSIGLDPILISPGEIVCIHYLEGGQHDVIEGTSERFWTVNPGDHEKKQLSPLISLNRTGTIVKQLLRESKIDLEVKKVLLYKSGFIEFPQAPYDLTLVDKRNFSGWFQFYRNSTTPIKHEQLKAAEILLSQCLIDSFCRND; encoded by the coding sequence TTGGCTCAACTAATCAAGATCCATTCTTGCATTTCAAGGTACGAGATGGATTTATACCGCTACCAAAGCCAATTTCTGCGTTTAAAGAAACAGCAATGGCAAATGATCAAGCTTGCTTATGAAAATAATGAGTTTCAGCAATTTGTAAGACCTCATACAGAGACAATGGATGGGGAAGAGGGGAAAGAGGAAAAAAAATTTCTCAGAAAGGTCCGTAATATATTAAGGAAAAAAGAAGAAATTGTTTCATGCGATTTGAACATTCCAGCTGCTGAGAAACAAGCAGACACAATGGAATTCATCTTTCACTCCGTTCCGCAATCATTGGATGAATTAAAAGCGAAATTTATGAATCACATCTTTCAGTTCCAAATGAAATGGGCCACGTCTACCATTCGTGAAAAATCATATGCAGATGCTTCTTTTTATGAAAATGAGAGATTGCTTGAACTTCTTCAAAAATTGCCTGATCAGCATCTCATTATGTATAATCCTGTTTTCAAAATAAAAAATACGTCCATTGGGCTTGATCCGATATTAATCAGTCCTGGAGAAATCGTATGTATCCATTATCTCGAAGGGGGACAGCACGACGTTATTGAAGGCACAAGTGAACGCTTCTGGACAGTGAATCCGGGAGATCATGAAAAAAAACAGCTTTCTCCTTTAATCAGTTTGAATCGAACAGGAACAATTGTTAAGCAATTACTAAGAGAAAGCAAGATCGATCTGGAAGTGAAAAAGGTACTGCTGTACAAAAGCGGATTCATCGAGTTTCCCCAGGCACCATATGATTTAACACTTGTAGATAAAAGGAATTTCAGCGGATGGTTCCAATTTTACAGAAATTCCACAACGCCAATTAAGCATGAACAGCTGAAGGCTGCTGAGATACTTTTGTCCCAATGCTTGATTGACTCTTTTTGCAGAAACGATTAA
- a CDS encoding LrgB family protein codes for MFSAVLYIVLTIVIYAAMRQLYKKYPLPILVPIATCTFLIILLLLSTGTTYSEYLKGGIWIDRLLGPAVVALAYPLYESRRILKKYAFTILASVFAGSIIGIGSGTLLAGLFHVDEELILSLAPKSVTNPIAMDIADMMGGIPALAAIYVVIAGVSGAMFGPSLLQLLGIHHSVAKGIGLGAASHGTGTARALELGELEGAISSISMTLCAIFTAIICPLLAPFILSIL; via the coding sequence ATGTTTTCAGCTGTCCTTTACATAGTGTTAACGATTGTCATATATGCTGCCATGAGGCAGCTCTATAAAAAATATCCCCTGCCTATTCTTGTGCCTATAGCGACATGCACTTTTTTAATCATTCTTCTTTTATTGAGCACTGGAACGACTTATTCAGAATACTTGAAAGGCGGAATCTGGATTGATCGGCTGCTTGGACCTGCGGTTGTGGCTTTGGCCTATCCTTTATATGAAAGCCGCCGTATTCTGAAAAAATATGCCTTTACTATTCTAGCAAGTGTTTTTGCAGGAAGCATCATTGGCATAGGCAGCGGAACACTTCTTGCAGGGCTTTTTCATGTGGATGAGGAGCTGATTTTGTCTCTTGCCCCTAAATCAGTGACAAATCCAATTGCAATGGATATCGCAGACATGATGGGCGGTATACCGGCGCTTGCTGCAATCTATGTCGTCATTGCAGGTGTTTCAGGCGCAATGTTTGGACCGTCTTTGCTGCAGCTTTTGGGCATTCATCATTCAGTAGCAAAAGGGATTGGACTTGGTGCAGCATCGCATGGCACAGGTACGGCAAGAGCACTGGAGCTGGGTGAGCTTGAAGGAGCCATCAGTTCGATTTCGATGACTTTATGCGCCATCTTTACAGCGATAATTTGTCCGCTGCTCGCACCATTTATTTTAAGCATCCTATAA
- a CDS encoding CidA/LrgA family holin-like protein → MKWMKILIQIACLYLFYLAGVFIQRHLQLSMPGSIIGMFLLFFCLSLKMIRLPMLKEGSSMLLSHLSLLFIPATVGLIDHFDLFSGKGIVSALVALFSTAVVMISSAAIGQRLTMRTEASEKSGEV, encoded by the coding sequence ATGAAATGGATGAAAATATTAATTCAAATTGCTTGTTTATATCTTTTTTACCTGGCCGGAGTTTTTATACAGCGGCATTTGCAGCTATCTATGCCCGGAAGCATTATCGGAATGTTTCTGCTGTTTTTCTGCCTTTCTTTAAAAATGATCAGGCTCCCGATGTTAAAAGAAGGAAGTTCTATGCTGTTAAGTCATTTATCACTGCTTTTTATACCGGCCACAGTCGGTTTAATCGATCATTTTGATCTGTTCAGCGGTAAAGGAATCGTAAGTGCGCTTGTCGCTCTTTTCAGCACGGCCGTGGTTATGATTTCGTCCGCTGCAATAGGTCAGCGGCTCACCATGAGAACGGAAGCTTCCGAAAAAAGCGGAGAAGTTTAA
- the thpR gene encoding RNA 2',3'-cyclic phosphodiesterase, producing the protein MTALKHFFIGISLPEELAKSIYNQASSLREEKHFKTWVHPLDYHLTLAFLGHPQSENQLEQVKHDLEKTLVNNHAFQLQTTTFQTFGRPQSPRIFWLGTEDSKKLAELRSQVYQICKHADFKLDARPFTPHVTVAKNWISEENFLNQRIASPEQMSFTVTSVDLFETKLDKNPKYHSIHNVMLR; encoded by the coding sequence ATGACAGCTTTGAAACACTTTTTTATAGGTATATCACTTCCTGAAGAATTGGCAAAATCCATTTATAATCAAGCGTCTTCTTTAAGGGAAGAAAAACATTTTAAAACTTGGGTGCATCCGCTTGATTATCATCTTACTCTGGCATTTTTAGGACATCCACAATCAGAAAATCAATTAGAGCAGGTGAAACATGATCTTGAGAAGACCCTTGTAAATAATCATGCCTTCCAATTGCAGACAACCACATTCCAGACGTTCGGGAGACCGCAGTCACCAAGGATTTTCTGGCTGGGAACAGAGGATTCAAAAAAGCTTGCAGAGCTCAGGAGCCAGGTTTATCAGATTTGCAAACATGCTGATTTCAAACTGGATGCGCGCCCGTTTACTCCGCATGTTACCGTCGCAAAGAATTGGATCTCAGAAGAAAATTTCTTAAATCAGCGGATAGCTTCACCTGAACAAATGAGTTTTACCGTGACTAGTGTGGATCTCTTTGAGACAAAGCTTGATAAAAATCCTAAATACCATTCCATACACAACGTGATGCTGCGCTGA
- the cysK gene encoding cysteine synthase A, whose translation MRVVENIADLIGDTPLVKLNRLNPENGADVYLKLEFFNPSGSVKDRAALNMILEAEKQGLLNKNSTIIEPTSGNTGIGLAMNAAARGYKAILVMPDTMTQERINLLKAYGAKVVLTPGDEKMTGAINKANELAKEIPGSFVPMQFDNEANSDAHRKSTAIEIISAMDGLGKKLSAFVATAGTGGTITGTGERLKEHYPDLTVHVVEPAGSPVLSGGKPGKHKLVGTSPGFIPDILNQNVYNEIFKIKDEQAYDITRRLSAEEGILVGPSSGAACFAALEVAKRLTPDDVVVCIACDTGERYLSSDLFLQE comes from the coding sequence ATGCGTGTAGTTGAAAATATAGCAGATTTAATTGGCGATACTCCCTTGGTAAAATTAAATCGGCTGAATCCTGAAAACGGAGCGGACGTCTATTTGAAGCTTGAATTTTTCAATCCAAGCGGAAGTGTAAAGGACAGAGCTGCATTAAATATGATTCTAGAGGCTGAAAAACAGGGCCTTTTAAATAAGAATTCCACCATTATTGAGCCGACTTCAGGCAATACTGGCATTGGGCTTGCAATGAACGCTGCTGCAAGAGGCTATAAAGCCATACTCGTTATGCCTGACACGATGACACAGGAACGAATCAATCTATTGAAAGCATATGGCGCTAAAGTCGTGCTGACTCCTGGCGATGAGAAAATGACTGGTGCCATCAATAAAGCGAATGAACTTGCAAAAGAAATCCCGGGCAGCTTTGTTCCTATGCAGTTTGATAATGAAGCAAACTCAGATGCACACCGCAAATCAACCGCCATTGAAATCATTTCTGCAATGGACGGGCTTGGCAAAAAACTGTCTGCATTTGTGGCAACTGCCGGTACAGGCGGAACGATTACAGGAACTGGCGAAAGGCTGAAAGAGCATTATCCTGATTTAACGGTTCACGTTGTTGAGCCTGCAGGATCTCCTGTCCTGTCTGGCGGTAAGCCAGGCAAGCATAAGCTTGTAGGCACAAGTCCCGGATTCATACCTGACATTCTGAATCAGAACGTCTATAATGAAATATTCAAAATCAAAGACGAACAAGCTTACGACATTACCCGCCGTCTTTCTGCCGAAGAAGGCATATTAGTCGGCCCATCATCTGGTGCCGCCTGCTTTGCTGCACTGGAAGTAGCGAAACGCCTGACTCCTGATGATGTTGTCGTGTGCATCGCCTGCGACACAGGTGAACGCTATTTATCAAGTGATTTATTTCTCCAGGAATAA
- a CDS encoding MFS transporter: MEYSLQSEHRTTRVHFYSFYFLVFFAFGSLFPLLPVYLKDSVGLSGSQIGMIMSISPVVMILIQPLWGILSDMTQKPTVLLTIALTLAGIFGLVFSMIDTYIWLIAIASLLAIVQSALIPLSDSISMNYVQKTKTEYGSIRLWGAVGFAVAVMAVGQLSELFSLSMIFYAFALILFIAVFFAYQLPNETKTMQISIREGIKELANVPRYFLFLFVAFLVLGPILANNIYFGIFVAELGGGLTGIGIAFLLAAGSEAPFMKFASSWISRLGMMNILMMATFISSLRWFLYFFEPPLGVVYFTTIAQGLSVGLFIPAALQYVRELAPISVGATAISLYSSVGNGLGNWFCTFFGGLILEGFSILYVYLFFGILSTVALAVLAIMNIRMRKAAPE; encoded by the coding sequence TTGGAATATTCATTGCAAAGTGAGCATCGTACAACTAGAGTTCACTTTTATTCTTTTTATTTTTTAGTTTTTTTTGCTTTCGGTTCGCTATTTCCGCTGCTTCCTGTGTATCTGAAAGACAGTGTCGGGCTTTCTGGAAGTCAAATAGGAATGATCATGAGCATCAGTCCGGTTGTAATGATTTTGATTCAGCCTCTGTGGGGGATTTTGAGTGACATGACACAAAAACCGACTGTTTTATTAACGATTGCGCTGACGCTTGCAGGGATTTTTGGACTTGTTTTTTCAATGATAGATACATATATTTGGCTGATTGCCATTGCTTCGCTCCTTGCGATTGTACAGAGTGCGCTCATTCCATTATCAGACAGCATCTCAATGAATTACGTTCAAAAAACAAAAACAGAGTACGGTTCGATCCGTCTGTGGGGTGCGGTTGGATTTGCGGTCGCCGTTATGGCTGTAGGACAGCTTTCAGAGCTTTTTTCATTAAGTATGATTTTCTATGCGTTTGCCCTTATTTTATTTATTGCTGTGTTTTTCGCCTATCAGCTTCCGAATGAAACGAAAACAATGCAAATCAGCATCAGGGAAGGAATAAAAGAGCTTGCTAATGTCCCAAGGTATTTCTTGTTTTTATTTGTTGCTTTTCTTGTGCTGGGACCAATCTTAGCAAACAATATTTACTTTGGAATTTTTGTGGCAGAGCTTGGCGGGGGACTGACAGGGATAGGCATAGCCTTTCTTCTTGCAGCAGGCAGTGAGGCGCCTTTTATGAAATTCGCAAGCAGCTGGATCAGCAGACTTGGGATGATGAATATTCTTATGATGGCAACTTTTATTTCCAGCCTGAGATGGTTTCTGTACTTCTTTGAGCCTCCGCTTGGAGTTGTTTATTTTACAACCATCGCTCAAGGATTGTCTGTAGGCCTGTTTATTCCTGCAGCCCTTCAATATGTTAGAGAGCTCGCGCCGATTTCTGTAGGGGCGACAGCCATTTCCCTCTATTCATCAGTAGGGAATGGTCTCGGAAACTGGTTTTGCACATTTTTCGGAGGTTTAATCCTCGAAGGTTTTTCTATCCTATATGTCTATTTGTTTTTTGGTATTCTTTCAACGGTCGCGTTAGCTGTATTAGCGATTATGAATATAAGAATGAGAAAAGCTGCTCCGGAATAA